A single Desulfovibrio piger DNA region contains:
- a CDS encoding GAF domain-containing protein, translated as MTANTLEKHILSIVCSVFDAYSAVLFLPSENGEEHYLAASFSLGEGVEQGAMLSSGSLVDWIIRNRQQMLVPNFDQHKHKLGYYREGEEAGIKAFMGCPVPTGGALCVDSKRQYSFTDRDYKLLQLFAELVSRQQASKGRQEMAGDIPRYFAELAVIQELRFRYRRWSQFIQNYVRTMVDATGFDYCAFASVDVPGESYCVECESARLVLENGEPLVLPVGSGIAGWVFSNDQPVINEGLEGAPSTMLFGKLPGMPDFQAIICLPVQINKSTRGVLCLAHTSTRSIDESLRSFVRQAVDHLALFLENLYLRVRLRSLLPQGTIHSRGPRRYDPDTAPVPPVKNS; from the coding sequence ATGACTGCCAATACTCTTGAAAAACATATCCTCAGCATCGTCTGCAGTGTTTTCGATGCCTATTCCGCCGTCCTGTTCCTGCCCTCTGAAAACGGCGAGGAGCACTATCTCGCGGCCTCCTTCAGTCTTGGCGAAGGGGTGGAGCAGGGGGCCATGCTTTCTTCGGGGAGCCTGGTAGACTGGATCATCCGCAACCGCCAGCAGATGCTGGTCCCCAATTTCGACCAGCACAAGCACAAGCTCGGCTATTACCGGGAAGGCGAGGAAGCCGGCATCAAGGCATTCATGGGCTGTCCCGTGCCCACGGGCGGCGCCCTGTGCGTGGACAGCAAGCGGCAGTATTCCTTCACTGACAGAGACTACAAGCTGCTGCAGCTTTTTGCCGAGCTGGTCTCCCGCCAGCAGGCCAGCAAGGGCCGGCAGGAGATGGCCGGCGACATCCCCCGCTACTTCGCCGAGCTGGCCGTGATCCAGGAGCTGCGCTTCCGTTACCGCCGCTGGTCGCAGTTCATCCAGAACTATGTGCGCACCATGGTCGATGCCACGGGCTTCGACTACTGCGCCTTCGCCTCGGTGGACGTCCCGGGCGAGAGCTATTGCGTGGAATGCGAATCCGCCCGTCTGGTGCTGGAGAACGGCGAGCCCCTGGTCCTGCCCGTGGGCAGCGGCATCGCCGGCTGGGTCTTCAGCAACGACCAGCCCGTCATCAACGAAGGGCTGGAAGGCGCCCCTTCCACCATGCTGTTCGGCAAACTGCCGGGCATGCCCGATTTCCAGGCCATCATCTGCCTGCCGGTACAGATCAACAAGAGCACGCGCGGCGTGCTGTGCCTGGCGCATACCTCCACGCGCAGCATCGACGAGTCCCTGCGCTCCTTCGTGCGTCAGGCCGTGGACCATCTGGCCCTGTTCCTGGAGAATCTGTACCTCAGGGTACGTCTGCGCTCCCTGCTGCCGCAGGGGACGATCCACAGCCGGGGCCCCCGCCGCTACGATCCTGATACCGCTCCGGTGCCGCCCGTCAAGAATTCCTAG
- a CDS encoding rod shape-determining protein, with translation MLSRFFSRFLTQDIAMDLGTANTLLYTRKHGIFINEPSVVAVDAASRKVLAVGAAAKEYLGRTPRSICAIRPMKDGVIADFDITREMIAHFVGKCISGLRLVKPSMVICIPTGITQVEKKAVIDAALLSGARTVSLVEEPMAAAIGAGMPVQEPLGSLVLDIGGGTSEVALISMAGVAVSQSVRVAGDAMNLAVQHYLREVFRLEVGENTAENVKKILGAALPQNNGLRLEVSGKDLVYGGPRVVTVTEGDICEALHDPVQAVVETVLRTLEQAPPALAADVYDNGLLMAGGGALLRGLDQCIARATHLKVAVDKDPLTTVLRGTAQAMLYRREYEGIFIN, from the coding sequence ATGCTGTCCCGATTTTTCAGCAGGTTCCTGACCCAGGACATTGCCATGGATCTTGGTACGGCCAATACGCTGCTGTACACCAGGAAGCATGGCATTTTCATCAATGAGCCTTCGGTGGTGGCCGTCGATGCGGCCAGCCGCAAGGTGCTGGCCGTGGGCGCCGCCGCCAAGGAATACCTGGGCCGCACGCCCCGGAGCATCTGCGCCATACGCCCCATGAAGGACGGCGTCATCGCCGACTTCGACATCACCCGCGAGATGATCGCCCATTTCGTGGGCAAGTGCATCTCCGGCCTGCGTCTGGTCAAGCCGTCCATGGTGATCTGTATCCCCACGGGCATCACCCAGGTGGAGAAAAAGGCCGTCATCGACGCGGCCCTGCTTTCGGGCGCGCGCACGGTGTCCCTGGTGGAAGAACCCATGGCCGCGGCCATCGGGGCGGGCATGCCCGTGCAGGAGCCCCTGGGCAGTCTGGTGCTGGACATCGGCGGCGGCACCAGTGAGGTGGCGCTCATCAGCATGGCGGGCGTAGCGGTCTCGCAGTCGGTACGCGTGGCCGGTGACGCCATGAATCTGGCCGTGCAGCATTATCTGCGTGAGGTCTTCCGGCTCGAAGTGGGCGAGAACACGGCGGAAAACGTCAAGAAGATCCTTGGTGCGGCCCTGCCCCAGAACAATGGCCTGCGGCTGGAAGTGTCCGGCAAGGACCTGGTCTACGGCGGCCCCCGGGTGGTGACCGTGACCGAGGGCGACATCTGCGAGGCCCTGCACGATCCTGTCCAGGCCGTGGTGGAGACCGTGCTGCGCACCCTGGAACAGGCGCCGCCGGCACTGGCGGCCGACGTTTACGACAACGGTCTGCTCATGGCCGGAGGCGGTGCCCTGCTGCGCGGCCTGGACCAGTGCATCGCCCGGGCGACGCACCTCAAGGTGGCGGTGGACAAGGATCCCCTGACCACGGTGCTGCGCGGGACGGCACAGGCCATGCTGTACCGCCGGGAATACGAAGGGATTTTCATCAATTAG
- a CDS encoding inositol monophosphatase family protein — protein MLTARFLQDVVDVVRESGGIIRRQWEKTHAIRHKGSIDLVTETDVAVEAFLKERLGELLPQAEFLAEESCVAGQEPSPLCWIIDPVDGTTNFVHRIPQVGTSVALWADGHVVLGVVNVPMMEECFWAGLGMGAFRNGEPIHVSPAGALADAVVATGFPYAIAERLDDVLARLALVLPRAQGVRRIGAASVDLAYVAAGRQDAFYEMLLKPWDVAAGWLLVEEAGGRVTALDGRPYAFGDEIMASNGLVHKELRHLLAAVTPVQAARRPA, from the coding sequence ATGCTGACAGCCCGATTTTTGCAGGATGTGGTGGACGTCGTGCGCGAGAGCGGCGGCATCATCCGCCGCCAGTGGGAAAAAACGCATGCCATCAGGCACAAGGGCAGCATCGACCTGGTGACGGAAACGGACGTGGCCGTGGAGGCCTTTCTCAAGGAGCGTCTGGGAGAACTGCTGCCGCAGGCGGAGTTTCTGGCCGAGGAAAGCTGCGTGGCCGGGCAGGAGCCGTCGCCCCTGTGCTGGATCATCGACCCCGTGGACGGCACCACCAATTTCGTGCACCGCATCCCCCAGGTGGGGACGTCCGTGGCCCTCTGGGCGGACGGCCATGTGGTGCTGGGCGTGGTGAACGTGCCCATGATGGAGGAATGTTTCTGGGCCGGTCTGGGCATGGGGGCCTTTCGCAACGGCGAGCCCATCCATGTGAGCCCGGCCGGGGCCCTGGCCGATGCCGTGGTGGCCACGGGCTTTCCCTATGCCATCGCCGAGCGCCTGGACGACGTGCTGGCCCGTCTGGCCCTGGTGCTGCCCAGGGCCCAGGGCGTGCGCCGCATCGGGGCGGCCTCGGTGGATCTGGCCTATGTGGCCGCCGGGCGGCAGGACGCCTTCTACGAGATGCTGCTCAAGCCCTGGGACGTGGCCGCCGGCTGGCTGCTGGTGGAAGAGGCCGGCGGGCGTGTCACGGCGCTGGATGGCCGTCCGTATGCCTTCGGGGACGAGATCATGGCCAGCAACGGCCTGGTGCACAAGGAACTGCGGCATCTGCTGGCCGCCGTGACGCCCGTGCAGGCGGCAAGGCGCCCCGCATGA
- the rimI gene encoding ribosomal protein S18-alanine N-acetyltransferase produces the protein MNLPAGDTPPRRLAAGDAAAMQALEAACFSLPWSREQCRAAFDQQAFVAYGLEEAGVLQGYISLYRAADELEVLNLAVLPAVRRRGLGERLLRTALQEAEKTGINRALLEVRTGNAPAIALYEKCGFVRVGKRPRYYADTGEDALIYQCDLVPQD, from the coding sequence ATGAACCTGCCTGCCGGGGATACGCCCCCCCGCCGCCTGGCGGCCGGGGACGCTGCCGCCATGCAGGCACTGGAGGCCGCCTGTTTTTCCCTGCCGTGGAGCAGGGAGCAATGCCGTGCCGCCTTCGACCAGCAGGCCTTTGTGGCCTACGGGCTGGAGGAGGCGGGCGTGCTGCAGGGCTATATCTCGCTCTACCGGGCGGCGGACGAGCTGGAAGTGCTCAACCTGGCCGTCTTGCCCGCTGTTCGGCGGCGGGGACTGGGCGAACGGCTTTTGCGCACAGCCTTGCAAGAAGCTGAAAAAACAGGTATCAACAGGGCTTTGCTTGAAGTCCGTACCGGGAATGCCCCGGCCATCGCCTTATATGAGAAATGCGGCTTCGTCCGGGTGGGCAAACGGCCCCGCTATTATGCCGATACCGGCGAGGATGCCCTGATCTATCAGTGTGACCTGGTGCCGCAGGACTGA